CCACCTGGGAGTTCGCCGACGACGACGGAGTCGCGCGCATCCAGGTCGGCCAGAAGGTCGACGTCCTCGTCGAGCAGGCCGAGAACGAGGACGGAGTCATCGTCCTCTCCAAGGAGAAGGCCGACCGGCTGCGGGTGTGGGACCACCTGCAGAGCGCCTACGACAACTCCGAGGTCGTCGAGGGAGTCATCAACGGGCGCGTGAAGGGCGGCCTGTCGGTCAACCTGAAGGGCGTCAAAGCCTTCCTGCCCGGGTCGCAGGTCGACCTGCGGCCGGTGCGCAATCTCGACCGCATGATCGGCGAGCCGCACAAGTTCAAGATCATCAAGTTCAACAAGCGCCGCGGGAACATCGTGCTCTCGCGCCGCGCGCTGCTCGAGACCGAGCGCCAGTCACTCCGCCAGAAGACACTCGAGATCCTGAAAGAGGGCCTCGTGGTCGAGGGCATCGTCAAGAACATCACCGACTACGGTGCGTTCATCGACCTGGGCGGGATCGACGGCCTGTTGCACATCACCGACATGTCGTGGGGCCGCATCTCGCATCCCAGCGAGGTGTTCCAGGTCGGCGACCAGGTGCGCGTGCGCGTGCTGAAGTTCGACCCCGAGACCGAGCGCGTGTCGCTGGGCCTCAAGCAGACGCAGCCCGACCCGTGGGTCTCGATCGGCGACCGCTACCCGATCGGCCTGCGCATCCGCGGCAAGGTCGTGTCACTGGCCGACTACGGCGCGTTCGTCGAGCTCGAGCCCGGCATCGAGGGCCTGATCCACATCTCCGAGATGAGCTGGACCAAGCGCGTGAAGCACCCCTCGAAGGTGGTCGCGATCGGCGACGAGGTCGACGTGCTCGTGCTCGAGGTCGACCCGCAGAACCGGAAGATCTCGCTCGGCATGAAGCAGACCGAGCCCAACCCGTGGAGCCTGCTCGAGGAGCGCTATCCGCCCGGCACCAAGGTGCGCGGCGTGGTGCGCAACGTCACGAACTTCGGCGTGTTCGTCGGCATCGAGGATGGCATCGACGGCCTGATCCACGTGTCCGACATCTCGTGGACGCAGAAGATCCGCGACCCCAAGGAGCTGTTCAAGAAGGGCGACGAGCTCGAGGCGGTGGTCCTCAAGGTGGACACCGACAGCGAGAAGTTCTCGCTCGGCCTGAAGCAGCTGCAGCCGAACCCGTGGGACGAAGTCCCGCGCAAGTACCCGGTGGGCTCCAAGATCAAGGGCAAGGTCACGAGCATCGCCGACTTCGGCGTGTTCGTGGAAGTCGAAGAGGGCATCGAGGGCCTGGTCTACGCCTCCGAGGTCGGCCGCAACGTCGAGAACATCTCGGACGTGGTGAAGGTCGGCGACGAGGTCGAGGCCCTGGTGGTGCGCGTCGACGCGGCCGAGCAGAAGATCGCCCTGTCGATGCGCGCGATCCACGAGCGCGAGGAGCGCGCCGCGATCAAGCGCGTCGCCGCCCAGACGGGCACGCAGAAGGCGACTCTCGGCGACCTGTTCTCGTCCGACGCACTCTCCAAGCTGCGGGGCGGTGGCTCCCAGGGCTCGGGCGGCGGCGGGGATTCGTGAACGCAAAACCCTAGTACGGAGACACGCGGGTGGGGGATCTCTCCGGAATGACCAAGAGTGACCTGATCGAGCGGGTCGCGGTCAAGGTGCCGCACATCTCGAAGAAGGACACGGAGACCGTGGTCAACACGATCTTCGACTGCATGACTGAGTCACTGCGCAAGGGCGACCGCATCGAGATACGCGGCTTCGGCAGCTTCCAGGTCAAGGTGCGCGAGGCGCGCGAGGGCCGGAACCCGAAGACGGGCGAGGAAGTGAAGATCCCCGCGAAGCGCACGCCGTTCTTCAAGGTGGGCAAGGAGCTCAAGGAACGGATCGAGGCCAAGCGGAAGCAGGAAGTCGGGGGGGCGGGCGCGCGACCGAGCGCCGGCGCAGTCCCCCGCTCCTAGCTTTGCGAGTCATCCGATGAGCGCCGCCGAGGACGCGCGTCGGCCGCTCTGGGCGCCGTGGCGCATCGAGTACGTCGAGCACGCCCGCGATCCGCGCCACTGCATCTTCTGTGACTCGGAAGAGCAGGTCGAGGACCGCGCGCGGCTGATCCTGCACCGCGGCAAGAGCGCCTTCGTGCTCCTGAACCGCTACCCGTACTCGCCCGGTCACCTGATGGTCGCCCCGTTCGTGCACTCGGGGCGGATCGGCGAGCTGGACCCGGCGACCCAGGCCGAGCTCATGGGCCTGTTGGGGCGCTCGGCACGCATCCTCGAGTCGACCTACAATTGCGACGGGCTGAACGTGGGCGCGAACCTGGGCGCCGCCGCCGGCGCGGGGTTCGCCGAGCATCTGCACTTCCACCTCGTGCCGCGCTGGAGGGGCGACGTGAACTTCATGACCACCGTCGGGGAGATTCGGGTGATTCCGACCCACATCGAGCGCACGTTCGACGAGCTGGCGCCGGCGTTCGCGGAGCTCGCGCGATGAGGAGCTGGCTGTCGGTGACTTTCGGCGTGCTGCTCGCCGCGCTGCTCGTGTACGTGGTGATCAGCAACAACGACATCGTGATCGTGACGCTGCCGCTGGTGAAGTGGCCCACCAAGCTCTGGTCGGCGATGGTCGCCTCCGCGGTGGTCGGCGCGGGGGCGACGCTCCTGCTCACGAGCTGGCCGCTGCTCCGGCTGAAGCTGCAGTCACGCAAGCACACGCGCCGCATCGCGCAGCTCGAGCAAGAGGTGCACGGCCTGCGCACCCTGCCGATCGCGAGCGAAACCGCGGCGGCCCCCTCGAGCGTACAGAAGGTCTAGCTTGCGCGACTGGCTGCGCTGGGGTCGCCCGAGCAAGCCTGCGCCGGAACGCACCGCGACTGCGCAGCTGCGCAGCGCCCTGCACCTGGTGCTGGCGGGTGACTTGCCCGCTGCCGAGGCGCAGCTGGCCGAGGCCGCACGGCTCGATTCATCGTCGTCCGACGTGTATCTCGCCCTGGCCAACCTGTACCGGCTGCGCGGCGACATCGGACGCGCGATCCAGGTGCACCAGAACCTGCTGCTCAGGCCCGACATCTCCGACGAGCTGCGGCGCGAGGCGCTGCTCGGCCTGGCGCTCGATTTCCGCGCCGGCGGGTTTCTCAAGCGCGCGGGCGCGTCGTTCGAGGACCTGCTGCGGCTCGAGCCGGGCAACCTGCAAGCGCTGCGCGCGCTCGAGCGCATCAAGATCGACAGCGGTGACTGGGAGGGCGCGGTGCAGATCCGCAACCAGATCGGCTCGCGCGATCCCGCCACGCCCAAGGTGCTCGCCCATCTGTGGACCGGTCACGGCCGCGGGCGCGCGGCGCGCGGCATCGAGGCCGAGGCGCGGCGCGCCTTCAAGCGCGCCGTCGCGCAGGACCCCGACTGCGCCGAGGCCTACGTGGCGCTCGGCGACCAACGCTTCCGCGAGGGCAGCACCAAGAAGGCGATCGGGCTGTTCCGGCGCGCGCTCGGCCTGCATCCCGCGATCGGCCGGCTCTTGTACCCGCGCCTGTACGAGTCGTACGAGAAGCTCGGCGACATGGCCGGACTCGAGAGACTGCTGCGCGAGCGCATGGACGTGGAGCCCGAAGACGCCGACGCGGCGCTCTGGCTGGCGCGCGCGATCGCGGCGCAGTCACGCGCCGACGAGGCGCTCGCGCACCTGCAGCGGCTGCTCGACCGCGCGCCGGCCCAGCTCGCGCTGCACGCCGAGATCGGGCGGGTGCTGTTGCGCGAGAACCGCGAGCTCGAGGCGCGCAAGGCGTTCGAGGAGCTGCTCGAGCGCCTGCCCACGGAGCCGCGCGCGCTGGCCTGCCGCAGCTGCGGTGCGCAGGACCTGGTGCTGCACTTCCGTTGCCCGCAGTGCGGGGAGTGGGACAGCTTCAGCTGAGCGCGCGCTGGACCGTCTCGACCAGGCTCGCGGCGCTGAACGGCTTCTGCACGAAGCCCGCGATGCCCTGTGACTCGAGCCGGCGCAGCGCGTGGTCCGCGGCGTAGCCGCTGGTGGCGAGCACCGGCACGCCGGGGGCGAGCTCGCGCAGCGCCGCGTAGACCGTCTCGCCGGACTCGTTGGCGAGGGTCAGGTCGAGCAGGACTGCCGAAACGCGGCCGGCGTGCGCGCGGAGTCTCTCGAGCGCCTCGGCGCGGTCCTGGGCCACGAGCACCTCGTAGCCTGCCGCCTCCAGCGCGCGGCGCGCGACCTCGCGCACCCCGCGTTCGTCGTCGATCACCAGGATCGCGCCGCGCCCTGTCGCCGGCGCGGGCGCGCGCGGCGCGCGCTCCGGGGGGGCTGCGGGTGCGCGCTGCGTCGCCGGCAGCACCACCCGCATGCGCGTGCCACGGCCGGGCGCGCTCTCGACCAGCACGGTCCCGTGGTGCGCGCGCACGATGCCGTGCGCCACCGCCAGGCCGAGCCCGCGGCCGGCGCCCTTGGTGGTGAAGAACGGGTCGAAGATCTTCGCCAGCGCCTCTGCGTCGACGCCGCAGCCCGTGTCGGCGACCTCGAGCGTCACGGCGTGGGGAGCGGCGTCCGCGCCGTCCGCAGTGACTCGCAGCGCGACCGTCCCGCCATCGGCGGGCAACGCTTCGCAGGCGTTGGTCAGGAGGTTCATCAGCACCTGCCGGAGCTGCGTGGCGTCGCCTTCCACGCAGGCGGGCGCGGCGGGCGGAAGCCAGTCGATCTTCGCGCGCGCGGGCAGCGAGGCACGCAGCAGCGCGAGCGTGTCGTCGACCAGCCCGCGCAAGTCGAGCGGCTCGAGCTCGATCCGTTCGCGGCCGGCGAAGGCCAGGATCTGGCGCACGAGCCCCGCGGCCCGTTCGCCCGAGCGCTGGATCTCCTCGAGTGACTCGCGCAGGACGGGATCGGAGATCGAGCGCTCCAGCGCGAGCTCGGAGTTGCCCAATATCCCGACCAGCAGGTTGTTGAAGTCGTGGGCCACGCCGCCGGCGAGCAGCCCGAGGCTCTCAAGGCGCTGTGACTCGCGCAGGCGCGCCTCGAGCTCGCCGCGCTCCTCCGCGAGCCGACGCCGCTGGGTGACTTCCGCGACCACACCGACCGCGCTGCCCGAGCGCCCGGCGATGCCGTGGCCGCGCATGAGCAGCCAGCGCGTCTCGCCGCCGGGGCGCGGGCAAAGGCGGAACTCGACGTCGAAGGTCTCACCCTGCTGCGTGCGCTCGAACGCGAACGTGCGCGCGGCCTCCAGGTCGTCGGGGTGGACCAGCGCGAACACGCCCTCGGGCGAGCCCGGCATGGGCTGGCCCTCGGGCAGCCCGAAGATGCGCGCCGCGTTCGGCGACCAGCGCACGGTCGCCCCCGGGGCGTCCCATTCCCAGGTGCACATGTCGGCGCCCTCGAGCGCCAGGCGCAGTCTCTCCTCGCTCTCGGCCAGCGCGCGCTCCGAGGCCTTCTTCTCCGACAGATCAGTGAGCGTGCCGACCCAGCCCGCGAAGCGGCCGTCGGGACGGAACTCGGGCAGCGACTGGTTGAGGATCCAGCGCACCTCTCCGTCGGGCCGCACGATGCGCTGCTCGAGCACCAGCGGCCGGCCCTCCGCGAGCGCCTTGCGCGAGAGGTCGATGATCTTCGCGGCGTCTTCGGGGTGGAGCGGGCCGTTCCCGATCGTGCCCAGCGCCTGCGCCACCGGAACGCCGGTGAGCTCGGCCCAGCGCTCGTTCAGATACACGTGGCGGCCGCGGTGGTCGATGCGGAAGATCCCGACCGGTACCGCGCGCGCGAGGCTCTGGAAACGCTTCTCGCTCTCGCGCAGCGCGTCGACCGCGCGCCGCTCCTCGGTCACGTCGCGCGTGGTCATGACCATGTGCCGGCGGCCCTCGGGCGAGGTGAAGCTCTGGCCATGGGTCTCGAGCCAGCGCCACTCACCGTCGGCGTGGCGGACGCGCTGCACGAGCTCGACCGTGGGGCGCAGCTGACAGTCCTCGAACTGCGCCGCGGCCAGCGGCAGGTCGTCGGGGTGAGTCAGTCGCTCGATGCCGAGCGCCATCTCCCGGGCCCACTGCTGCGGCGTGTAGCCCAGCACGCGCTCGATGCTCGGACTCACCCACACGAGCTTGCCCTCGGCGGTGTACTCACTCACGATGTCCCAGGAGTTCTCGGCCAGCAGCCGGTAGCGCGCCTCGTTCTCGCGCAGCTCGGCCTCGGCGCGCCGGCGCGCGCGCTCGTCGCGGCCGTGCATCAGGATTGCGCGCTGGCCGCGGTACTGGATCGGCGCCAGCCAGACTTCGAGGTCGATCACCTCGCCGTCCTGCGCCACGAAGCGCACCTCGAAGAAGCGCACCGACAGACCCGTGCGGAGCATCTGCTCGATCGCGGCCTGCACGCGCGTCCGGTCGTCGGGGTGGATGAAGCCGTAGATCGAGCGGCCGAGCAGCTCGCGCCGCGTGCCGAGTCCGAGCAGCTTCTGACTCGCGCCGTTCGCGTACACCACCCGGTCGTCGACCGAGATGCCGATCAGGTTGGGCGTGGCTTCGAGGATCGCCTGGAGCCCGGGCAGCGGCGGGACGGCCCGGCCCCGGAGCAGGCGCGCAAGACGGCGGAGCATACGCGGATTCTGCCCCTCTCGAGCCGCAGAGTACCACTGGCTCCGCAGCGATCCGCTGCATTTCGGCGTACGGGGCCGAGTGGAAGCTTCCGCGCGCGTGAGCG
The nucleotide sequence above comes from Myxococcota bacterium. Encoded proteins:
- a CDS encoding 30S ribosomal protein S1, whose amino-acid sequence is TWEFADDDGVARIQVGQKVDVLVEQAENEDGVIVLSKEKADRLRVWDHLQSAYDNSEVVEGVINGRVKGGLSVNLKGVKAFLPGSQVDLRPVRNLDRMIGEPHKFKIIKFNKRRGNIVLSRRALLETERQSLRQKTLEILKEGLVVEGIVKNITDYGAFIDLGGIDGLLHITDMSWGRISHPSEVFQVGDQVRVRVLKFDPETERVSLGLKQTQPDPWVSIGDRYPIGLRIRGKVVSLADYGAFVELEPGIEGLIHISEMSWTKRVKHPSKVVAIGDEVDVLVLEVDPQNRKISLGMKQTEPNPWSLLEERYPPGTKVRGVVRNVTNFGVFVGIEDGIDGLIHVSDISWTQKIRDPKELFKKGDELEAVVLKVDTDSEKFSLGLKQLQPNPWDEVPRKYPVGSKIKGKVTSIADFGVFVEVEEGIEGLVYASEVGRNVENISDVVKVGDEVEALVVRVDAAEQKIALSMRAIHEREERAAIKRVAAQTGTQKATLGDLFSSDALSKLRGGGSQGSGGGGDS
- a CDS encoding integration host factor subunit beta, yielding MTKSDLIERVAVKVPHISKKDTETVVNTIFDCMTESLRKGDRIEIRGFGSFQVKVREAREGRNPKTGEEVKIPAKRTPFFKVGKELKERIEAKRKQEVGGAGARPSAGAVPRS
- a CDS encoding HIT domain-containing protein, which encodes MSAAEDARRPLWAPWRIEYVEHARDPRHCIFCDSEEQVEDRARLILHRGKSAFVLLNRYPYSPGHLMVAPFVHSGRIGELDPATQAELMGLLGRSARILESTYNCDGLNVGANLGAAAGAGFAEHLHFHLVPRWRGDVNFMTTVGEIRVIPTHIERTFDELAPAFAELAR
- a CDS encoding LapA family protein, producing MRSWLSVTFGVLLAALLVYVVISNNDIVIVTLPLVKWPTKLWSAMVASAVVGAGATLLLTSWPLLRLKLQSRKHTRRIAQLEQEVHGLRTLPIASETAAAPSSVQKV
- a CDS encoding tetratricopeptide repeat protein; the protein is MRDWLRWGRPSKPAPERTATAQLRSALHLVLAGDLPAAEAQLAEAARLDSSSSDVYLALANLYRLRGDIGRAIQVHQNLLLRPDISDELRREALLGLALDFRAGGFLKRAGASFEDLLRLEPGNLQALRALERIKIDSGDWEGAVQIRNQIGSRDPATPKVLAHLWTGHGRGRAARGIEAEARRAFKRAVAQDPDCAEAYVALGDQRFREGSTKKAIGLFRRALGLHPAIGRLLYPRLYESYEKLGDMAGLERLLRERMDVEPEDADAALWLARAIAAQSRADEALAHLQRLLDRAPAQLALHAEIGRVLLRENRELEARKAFEELLERLPTEPRALACRSCGAQDLVLHFRCPQCGEWDSFS
- a CDS encoding PAS domain S-box protein codes for the protein MLRRLARLLRGRAVPPLPGLQAILEATPNLIGISVDDRVVYANGASQKLLGLGTRRELLGRSIYGFIHPDDRTRVQAAIEQMLRTGLSVRFFEVRFVAQDGEVIDLEVWLAPIQYRGQRAILMHGRDERARRRAEAELRENEARYRLLAENSWDIVSEYTAEGKLVWVSPSIERVLGYTPQQWAREMALGIERLTHPDDLPLAAAQFEDCQLRPTVELVQRVRHADGEWRWLETHGQSFTSPEGRRHMVMTTRDVTEERRAVDALRESEKRFQSLARAVPVGIFRIDHRGRHVYLNERWAELTGVPVAQALGTIGNGPLHPEDAAKIIDLSRKALAEGRPLVLEQRIVRPDGEVRWILNQSLPEFRPDGRFAGWVGTLTDLSEKKASERALAESEERLRLALEGADMCTWEWDAPGATVRWSPNAARIFGLPEGQPMPGSPEGVFALVHPDDLEAARTFAFERTQQGETFDVEFRLCPRPGGETRWLLMRGHGIAGRSGSAVGVVAEVTQRRRLAEERGELEARLRESQRLESLGLLAGGVAHDFNNLLVGILGNSELALERSISDPVLRESLEEIQRSGERAAGLVRQILAFAGRERIELEPLDLRGLVDDTLALLRASLPARAKIDWLPPAAPACVEGDATQLRQVLMNLLTNACEALPADGGTVALRVTADGADAAPHAVTLEVADTGCGVDAEALAKIFDPFFTTKGAGRGLGLAVAHGIVRAHHGTVLVESAPGRGTRMRVVLPATQRAPAAPPERAPRAPAPATGRGAILVIDDERGVREVARRALEAAGYEVLVAQDRAEALERLRAHAGRVSAVLLDLTLANESGETVYAALRELAPGVPVLATSGYAADHALRRLESQGIAGFVQKPFSAASLVETVQRALS